In Nicotiana tabacum cultivar K326 chromosome 10, ASM71507v2, whole genome shotgun sequence, the DNA window ATAACACCGATAGTGCAGGAGGAGTCGGTCTAATGATGATTTTCTTTTCCCCTTAAATAATGTGTAGGTTGTATACAATGCCAACAAGCTAACAGCGCTAGTcaatgagaagaagaaaaagcagaATTGGCTTGATTATTATCAACTCAAGTATACTAGAAATCTGTCCAAAAGGCCCACATCAAAGGTATTGTTATTAGTTTATTTTTGCTTTGGTATTAGCTAGTGATCTTGAGGAGAAATTTCTGTTTCTCACATCTCAGTACTAACGCCCAATGAGGAATATCTTTTCTATTAAGCAGACTGGTTTTCTAGGCTTATTCGGCAAGACCGTTGATGCAATTgattactatacttctgaaattgAAAAGCTGTCAAAAGAAGTAAGTACCAACAGTATCTTTTTTACATTGTTGACGTTTTTGTGTACTGCAACTGTGTAATTTATTAAACATTTTTAGGAGGAAGAGTCTTTCTTGCATTCTTATATTGGGAATTCCGAACCTTAAAAAAATTATCAGAAATTTGTGATCAAGACAGATAGACTATAAAAATATGAGGTAAATCAGATGAGATAAAAATATGAGGTAAATCAGATGAGTTGGTTGAACGTCAACTTACAGGGAGAGTTCTTTGGCATTTTAGTGATAGCTACATCCTCGGGTGTCAGTATTTAATGATTATTTTGTAAAATTCCTTATAACGGTCCTCACGCATCACCACTTTGGATTGTGCATATGTCAGATATCTGATGAGAGAACGAATATTATTGGGAGCTCCAAGTCTATTATGCCAGCAGCATTTGTTTCCTTCAGAACAAGATGGGGAGCTGCTGTTTGTGCACAAACACAACAAGCCAGAAATCCAACGCTGTGGTTAACTGAGTGGGCTCCGGAGCCCCGTGACGTCTACTGGGATAATTTGGCAATTCCTTATGTTTCGCTGTCAATCAGGAGGCTTATTGTTGCTGTGGCATTTTTCTTCCTTACCTTCTTTTTCATGATCCCAATTGCATTTGTACAGTCCCTTGCTAATATAGAGGGAATAGAGAAAGCATTACCTTTCTTGAAATCATTGATTGAAGCGTGAGTCTCTTCTTCTTCACACTATTTCCTCTCCAATTCATTTGAGACAACTTATATAGTTTTTGAATACCAGTTTTGGCAACTTGGAAGGTATGTATTTATCCTAATGATGTTTTTCATGCAGTAAAGCTGTAAAATCCTTCATCCAGGGGTTCCTCCCTGGAATCGCGTTGAAGATTTTCCTTATCTTCCTACCTTCAATATTGATGCTGATGTCAAAATTTGAAGGATTTAGCTCCATATCAGCTCTTGAGAGGAGATCTGCAACAAGatattatatttttcagtttgttaATGTGTTTCTTGGAAGCATCATTACTGGGACGGCATTTCAGCAGCTAAATAATTTCATGCATCAGTCAGCAAATGAGTATGTCCTCAAGAATTTCATCTTTAATTCTCTAATGCAGAATGTCTCATTCCAGCATGTCACTTCTTAAATTGACTTCTAGATACAGCTGCTATTTCATTTGTCAATCCCATTTTAATCCTAATGTCATAAAGAAGAGCAGGAAATGTTCCACTCTGTTTCGCTTGCTGATTATGAAAGATCATACAACTAAAGGTTGAGTGATTTCTGATGCAGAATACCGAAGACAGTTGGTGTATCCATTCCGATGAAGGCAACCTTCTTCATAACTTACATAATGGTTGATGGATGGGCAGGAGTCGCTGGAGAGATACTTAGGTTGAAGCCATTGATTTTCTTTCACTTGAAAAACTTCTTCCTGGTGAAGACTGAGAAGGACAGAGAAGAGGCAATGGATCCAGGAAGTCTCGGGTTCAACACTGGTGAACCTCAGATACAGCTCTATTTCTTGCTTGGCCTTGTTTATGCTGTTGTGTCGCCAATCCTGCTCCCTTTCATCATAGTATTTTTCGGCCTGGCATATGTTGTATATCGTCATCAGGTAAAGCTTATTTTTTGAagagatctttcatttgataagtTAATTCTTTCAGAAGGACTTCTTTCAGTGGaacaaaaatcaattcaagaACTTCATTActgttttttgtattttgttaGTGACGTTTCTGCCTGTATTTTGGCATGGTACTTCTTCTAGGTGCACATTATACATGATTTTATGCGCACTTGTAAGTTGTCAGGGAGACCGAGGTGCGGGGTTCGGTCGAACCCAGTAACTTTAGTCCAAACTCTGTAAtctatttaatatataaaaattattaatttaaaacccagtaacttaaaatgGTTAGAATCCTGAACTCATAAGCTTTAAATCCTGGCTCCGCCTGCTGTAAGATGATAATTCTGAAGTACATCTGCCTCTGTCTTGAGGCTTCTAATAGGACTCCATTTACTGCATGATCAGCTCTCCTCAgttttcatgtatttcatgttGTTTCTAGGTTAACAATATAGTATGTTAGGCATCTATATATCACCACAATGTGGCCATTTTGTGTTTGCTTCCCCTAATTTATGTGCACAGTAGAGATAATTTTGCAATTCTATGTGGACATTTGGAAACCTGATTTATAATGTTATGTTTTACCTGTAGATTATAAATGTCTATAACCAGGAGTATGAAAGTGCTGCAGCATTCTGGCCTGATGTGCATGGGCGCATCATAACCGCGCTCATAGTCTCTCAATTGCTTCTAATGGGATTGTTAAGTACAAAGGGAGCTTCTCATTCAACTCCACTGCTTATTACGCTCCCTGTACTAACCATTTGGTTCCATCTGTTCTGCAAAGGTCGTTATGAGCCGGCTTTCATCAGATATCCATTACAGGTATTGCAGCTTTGTCTAttgctttttcctttttccttttatgatCTATGGCCAACTTGAGGGAGTTGATGATTTTTCTTCCTATGGCATACTTTTCTTGATCAATATCAGGAAGCAGTGATGAAAGATACGCTAGAACGTACAAGGGAGCCAAACTTCAATTTGAAAGAGTACCTTCAGGATGCTTATATCCACCCTGTTTTCAAAGGTGAAGAAGATATTGAGAGTGATGCAGCCAGTGAAGATGGGAAGCTGGAACCTTCACTCGTCCCAACAAAACGCCAGTCTCGTTTCAACACTCCATTGCCAAGCAAAAGGAGTGGTTCATCTCCTCCattattatctgattttgatGCAAATACGCGAGTATAGCTAGAAGCCTCTGATTTATAAGCATATATTTAGCATCATCACAGATAAAGCCAACTTGAAGAGAGTAGCTTGGCCGAAACATATTCTTAGTCAAAGCATGCAAGTTTTTGTGAGCTGGCAGCAATCTGGTTGGCCTGCATGTTTCAAGGTTATAGAGTTGTTTAGTCTTGTACATAACCATCTTGGTTCTCTATTACTTTAATTGGAAGTTGTTCTCATTTCCTGTCTACGATCAGCTGTTAAAAAGATGGCATAGAAAAAGCGTCCTTGCCATGTAAATCAAAAGCCTTTTAGATGAAGACAACTCTATTTTAAGGGGAGAGGATATTTTTACTTAAAGTTTCTCAGGACTATGAAAGGAAAtggtcatttcttcttttgttggCATTTTGCACTTTTGTCTAAggctctttctttttttctttctttgccaTTGCTGTCACTGAAAACTACTGCAGCCCAAGAAAAGTAAAGATGGGATATAGtagaatttttttattaaagAGAAATGAAGAATAAGGTTTACTGCACTTTTCACATGAAATGGCTCATGAAAACCTTGACatacaacaacaaactcagtataatcccacatagcGGAGTCTGGGGAGGCTAGTGTGTAGGCAGACATTACCTCTACCTTGGCATCTATAGCAGAAATTTTCAGTTTTCCAGAGGATTTCCTAATCACTTCGGTACTAACAAAGACAGAGGGATCCCAAGAAAGAAGAGTCTTGATTTACCATACTGCAATTTTACTAGGAAATGTCCTTATTTTGCACTATGCACTCCTAAATTTTCCTCATTGACAAACTGAATGAACTACGTTACGTGTCCGAGCTCTCAGAAAAGATTATCCCTCTCCACATAGATTAAATTAGCGGAACTTCCTCCTATTTGATTATTTTGGATGTTGCAAAAGTATTTCTCCTAATAGGAAAATATATCTTCTAATGAAAAAGATTTTGTTAActagtaaaagaaaaagagaggcaaaTGGTTAATCATTAATT includes these proteins:
- the LOC107813181 gene encoding hyperosmolality-gated Ca2+ permeable channel 1.5, which codes for MATLSDIGVAAAINILSACIFLIAFAILRIQPVNDRVYFPKWYLKGLRSSPLHSGTIVNKFVNLDFRAYLKFLNWMPAALQMPEPELIDHAGLDSAVYLRIYLIGLKIFVPIAFIAFSVMVPVNWTNRTLELSNLTYSDLDKLSISNIPLGSQRFWTHLVMAYIFTFWTCYVLKREYAIIASMRLHFLASERRRPDQFTVLVRNVPPDPDESVSELVEHFFMVNHQDHYLTNQVVYNANKLTALVNEKKKKQNWLDYYQLKYTRNLSKRPTSKTGFLGLFGKTVDAIDYYTSEIEKLSKEISDERTNIIGSSKSIMPAAFVSFRTRWGAAVCAQTQQARNPTLWLTEWAPEPRDVYWDNLAIPYVSLSIRRLIVAVAFFFLTFFFMIPIAFVQSLANIEGIEKALPFLKSLIEAKAVKSFIQGFLPGIALKIFLIFLPSILMLMSKFEGFSSISALERRSATRYYIFQFVNVFLGSIITGTAFQQLNNFMHQSANEIPKTVGVSIPMKATFFITYIMVDGWAGVAGEILRLKPLIFFHLKNFFLVKTEKDREEAMDPGSLGFNTGEPQIQLYFLLGLVYAVVSPILLPFIIVFFGLAYVVYRHQIINVYNQEYESAAAFWPDVHGRIITALIVSQLLLMGLLSTKGASHSTPLLITLPVLTIWFHLFCKGRYEPAFIRYPLQEAVMKDTLERTREPNFNLKEYLQDAYIHPVFKGEEDIESDAASEDGKLEPSLVPTKRQSRFNTPLPSKRSGSSPPLLSDFDANTRV